A genomic stretch from Gardnerella leopoldii includes:
- a CDS encoding serine/threonine protein kinase, whose amino-acid sequence MVCVGGRYQLLGELGRGGTSTVFLAVDTVLHKQWAVKETLLQGDEEYQQHIIQSLRAEANVLKECDHPAIPRIVDFFEENGRAYAVRDYVKGRSLKSIVEESGLQNVEIVLDLGMQLCSILSYLHSHYPPIIYGDLKPSQVMISEDGTVRLIDFGAATQLYANGGVLDLRTIDQCDARFTTNIFTAPEILNENSAATTSSDVYSIGMTLRYALLPAEVSKTDVQSAVLLPHENREVVEQLVSVLAIATATKPSHRYKDCEEMFSALEACEHTEKHSQQCDTSANVLRRKQCKNSSKPGKKRYAITALIVIVLVFIVILFNCLGLFVGNAFVNRNKQSFDGGSSSKRIEAIRKNNKSYDSYMQLAERESNSDIACRYISHAMQVQNSMRNKKYISKMSFKPLQILLQIQLADQQWSANEEQCFVGLINKYEQNLRPVNKDWLNISIEIGKAYWYYFAGFSGKVSQTERLSRMRVAKVWFQEAQKYEKDANEASSQTVETNSDGISHTVSNQKMLSAYIAISDAYAQLVDVSKDCASVETYKNYVNQLQQLMQIVEKDHGDVLFVDTGELVLQSIHSWLPMFLESGSSKQEIQQMCDKAEYLLKQAHVSNDEAVSRKKNAIDSVKKVQDEINLAFLQKE is encoded by the coding sequence ATGGTTTGTGTAGGCGGACGCTATCAGCTGCTTGGTGAGCTGGGGCGTGGTGGCACTTCAACAGTCTTTCTTGCTGTTGACACCGTTTTGCACAAGCAATGGGCTGTTAAAGAAACGCTTTTGCAAGGAGACGAAGAGTATCAACAGCATATTATTCAATCCTTACGCGCTGAAGCGAATGTTTTAAAGGAATGCGATCATCCAGCTATTCCGCGAATTGTTGATTTTTTTGAAGAAAATGGTAGAGCTTATGCTGTTCGCGATTATGTAAAGGGGCGTTCTTTAAAATCTATTGTAGAAGAATCTGGATTGCAAAATGTTGAAATTGTTCTTGATTTAGGTATGCAACTTTGCTCAATACTTTCTTATTTACATTCGCATTATCCGCCAATTATATACGGTGATCTTAAGCCTTCTCAGGTTATGATTTCAGAAGATGGCACAGTCCGTTTGATTGATTTTGGTGCTGCAACGCAATTATATGCAAACGGGGGAGTGCTTGATTTACGCACAATAGACCAGTGCGACGCTCGATTTACTACTAATATTTTTACTGCTCCTGAAATTTTGAATGAAAACTCTGCAGCAACTACTTCAAGCGATGTGTATTCGATTGGAATGACATTGCGTTACGCATTATTGCCAGCTGAAGTGTCTAAAACAGACGTGCAATCTGCTGTACTATTGCCTCATGAGAATCGTGAAGTAGTAGAACAATTGGTGTCTGTGCTCGCAATAGCTACAGCTACTAAACCATCTCATAGATATAAAGATTGCGAAGAAATGTTTTCTGCACTGGAAGCGTGTGAGCATACAGAAAAACATTCACAACAATGCGACACTTCTGCGAATGTATTGCGACGTAAACAATGCAAAAATAGTTCTAAGCCTGGAAAAAAGCGCTATGCAATTACGGCATTAATTGTTATAGTGCTAGTTTTTATAGTAATTTTATTCAACTGCTTAGGTTTATTTGTGGGGAATGCTTTTGTAAATCGAAATAAGCAATCTTTTGATGGTGGGTCAAGTAGTAAAAGAATTGAGGCAATACGCAAAAATAATAAAAGTTACGATTCTTACATGCAATTAGCTGAGCGTGAAAGCAATTCGGATATTGCGTGTCGCTATATTTCTCATGCAATGCAAGTGCAAAATAGCATGCGCAATAAGAAATATATAAGCAAAATGTCATTTAAACCTCTCCAAATTTTATTGCAAATTCAACTTGCAGATCAGCAATGGAGTGCCAACGAAGAGCAATGTTTTGTTGGTTTGATTAATAAATACGAGCAAAACTTGCGTCCTGTAAATAAAGATTGGTTGAATATTTCTATAGAAATAGGTAAAGCGTATTGGTACTATTTTGCAGGATTTTCTGGAAAAGTTTCGCAAACAGAACGATTATCTCGTATGCGAGTAGCAAAAGTATGGTTCCAAGAGGCTCAAAAATATGAGAAAGATGCAAATGAAGCGTCTTCGCAAACTGTAGAAACTAATTCTGATGGCATATCGCATACTGTTTCAAATCAAAAAATGTTAAGCGCGTACATCGCTATTTCTGACGCTTATGCGCAGCTTGTTGATGTTTCTAAAGATTGTGCAAGCGTAGAAACATATAAAAATTATGTGAATCAATTACAGCAGTTAATGCAAATTGTTGAGAAAGATCACGGAGATGTCTTATTCGTGGATACTGGAGAACTAGTTTTGCAATCAATTCATTCGTGGTTGCCGATGTTTCTAGAAAGTGGATCCAGTAAACAAGAAATTCAGCAAATGTGCGACAAGGCAGAATATCTTCTTAAACAAGCGCATGTGTCAAATGATGAAGCTGTAAGTAGAAAGAAAAACGCAATCGACAGTGTCAAAAAAGTTCAAGACGAAATTAATCTAGCTTTTTTGCAAAAGGAATAA